One Chionomys nivalis chromosome 4, mChiNiv1.1, whole genome shotgun sequence genomic region harbors:
- the LOC130872731 gene encoding olfactory receptor 143-like, producing the protein MTKMAMQNDSSVTEFILTGLTDQPELQLPLFTLFLVYHTVTVVGNLSLMSLIFLNSDLQTPMYFFLFNLSFIDLCYSFVFTPKTLMSFVSEKNTISFRGCMTQLFFFGFFAHSECYVLTAMAYDRYVAICQPLLYMVIMSPRTCSLMMFGSYFMGLAGAIVHTVFMVRLNFCDSNIINHYLCDIFPLLQLSCSSTYASELVSSVVVSTVVIASSVVILMSYALILFNVIQLSSGKGLYKAMSTCSSHIITVALFYGFGMLTHIKTSSDESMDQGKILSVFCTFLLPLLNPFIYSLRNKDVKVALKRSLRRLTLTEELGLS; encoded by the coding sequence ATGACAAAAATGGCTATGCAGAATGACTCTTCAGTGACCGAATTCATTCTCACAGGATTGACAGACCAACCTGAGCTCCAGCTACCCCTGTTCACCCTGTTTCTGGTGTACCACACAGTCACTGTGGTGGGGAACTTGAGTTTAATGAGTCTCATTTTCCTAAATTCAGACCTGCAGACTCCCatgtacttttttctctttaacttgTCCTTCATTGACTTATGTTATTCCTTTGTCTTTACACCCAAAACACTAATGAGTTTTGTTTCAGAAAAGAATACCATCTCCTTTAGAGGATGCATGACTCagctgtttttctttggcttttttgcCCATTCTGAGTGCTACGTGTTGACAGCcatggcctatgatcgctatgtAGCCATCTGTCAACCTCTGTTGTACATGGTCATCATGTCTCCTAGGACATGTTCCCTGATGATGTTCGGTTCATACTTCATGGGGTTAGCAGGTGCCATTGTCCACACAGTGTTTATGGTCAGGCTCAACTTTTGTGATTCTAACATCATCAACCACTACCTGTGTGATatcttccccctcctccagctctcCTGCAGTAGCACCTATGCCAGTGAGCTTGTGAGTTCTGTTGTCGTCAGCACAGTGGTCATTGCATCTAGTGTTGTCATCTTAATGTCCTATGCTTTGATTCTTTTTAATGTCATTCAGCTGTCATCAGGTAAGGGTTTGTACAAAGCCATGAGCACCTGTAGTTCACACATAATCACTGTGGCTCTATTTTATGGATTTGGTATGCTTACACATATCAAAACATCATCTGATGAATCTATGGATCAAGGAAAAATTCTCAGtgtattttgtacatttttgCTGCCACTGCTAAACCCTTTTATTTATAGTCTCAGGAATAAGGATGTCAAAGTGGCTCTAAAGAGATCTCTAAGGAGACTCACATTAACTGAAGAACTCGGGCTGTCATAG